The following proteins come from a genomic window of Nostoc sp. ATCC 53789:
- the nusG gene encoding transcription termination/antitermination protein NusG, with translation MTFATDEPRNSTLQSEETGETAEAASKEARWYAVQVASGCEKRVKTNLEQRIQTFDVADKIIQVEIPQTPAVKIRKDGSRQHTEEKVFPGYVLVRMMMDDDTWQVVRNTSHVINFVGSEQKRGSSKGRGHVHPIPLSSSEVERIFKQTSEQEAVVKIDMATGDKIMVLSGPFKDFEGEVIEVSPERSKLKALLSIFGRDTPVELEFNQVEKQS, from the coding sequence ATGACTTTTGCAACAGACGAACCTCGCAACTCCACGTTGCAGTCGGAGGAAACAGGAGAAACAGCAGAAGCAGCGTCAAAAGAAGCACGCTGGTATGCTGTACAAGTAGCTTCAGGCTGTGAAAAGCGTGTAAAGACTAACTTGGAGCAACGCATTCAAACTTTTGATGTAGCTGACAAAATTATCCAGGTAGAAATTCCGCAAACGCCAGCGGTGAAAATCCGCAAAGATGGCAGTCGCCAGCATACAGAAGAAAAAGTTTTTCCTGGCTATGTGCTGGTGCGGATGATGATGGATGATGATACCTGGCAGGTGGTACGAAACACCTCTCATGTAATTAACTTTGTTGGTTCAGAACAAAAACGTGGTAGCAGCAAGGGTCGCGGTCATGTCCACCCCATACCACTGAGTTCTTCGGAAGTTGAACGTATATTCAAACAAACCAGCGAACAAGAAGCTGTTGTCAAAATTGACATGGCTACTGGTGATAAGATAATGGTGCTTTCTGGTCCATTTAAAGACTTTGAAGGCGAGGTAATTGAAGTGTCTCCAGAACGGAGTAAACTTAAAGCCTTGCTCTCAATTTTCGGCAGGGATACACCAGTAGAATTGGAATTTAATCAGGTAGAGAAACAGAGTTAA
- the rplK gene encoding 50S ribosomal protein L11, whose product MAKKVVAVIKLALNAGKANPAPPVGPALGQHGVNIMMFCKEYNAKTADQAGMVIPVEISVFEDRSFTFVLKTPPASVLIRKAAKVEKGSNEPNKKKVGSITKAQLQEIAQTKLPDLNANDIDAAMKIVAGTAKNMGITVKD is encoded by the coding sequence ATGGCGAAGAAAGTAGTGGCGGTCATTAAACTGGCCCTGAATGCTGGAAAAGCCAACCCAGCACCACCAGTTGGGCCCGCCTTGGGTCAACATGGTGTTAACATCATGATGTTCTGCAAGGAGTACAACGCCAAAACAGCAGACCAAGCTGGAATGGTGATACCTGTAGAAATTTCGGTTTTTGAAGACCGGAGTTTTACATTTGTACTCAAAACGCCACCAGCATCAGTGCTGATTCGGAAGGCGGCGAAAGTTGAAAAAGGCTCAAATGAACCCAACAAAAAGAAGGTTGGGTCAATTACTAAAGCCCAGTTGCAAGAAATAGCCCAAACGAAACTCCCCGACCTCAATGCCAACGACATCGACGCGGCAATGAAGATTGTGGCAGGGACGGCTAAGAATATGGGTATAACAGTCAAAGATTAG
- the rplA gene encoding 50S ribosomal protein L1, with product MAKISRRLQTLQAKVEDKDYHPLEALALLKDTATAKFVEAAEAHIRLGIDPKYTDQQLRTTVALPKGTGQIVRVAVIARGEKVNEASNAGADIVGSEELIDEIQKGRMDFDKLIATPDVMPQVAKLGKLLGPRGLMPSPKGGTVTFDIASAIAEFKAGKLEFRADRTGIVHVMFGKTTFSPEDLLVNLKALQETIDRNRPSGAKGRYWRTFYVSATMGPSIKIDVTALRDLKLSEVG from the coding sequence ATGGCAAAAATATCGCGTCGTTTGCAGACGCTGCAAGCAAAAGTAGAAGATAAGGATTATCATCCTTTAGAAGCTTTAGCCCTTCTCAAAGACACAGCAACAGCTAAATTTGTTGAAGCTGCGGAAGCGCATATCCGGTTAGGAATTGACCCCAAATATACAGACCAACAGTTGCGGACAACGGTAGCACTGCCTAAAGGTACAGGACAAATTGTTCGGGTGGCAGTGATAGCCAGAGGCGAAAAGGTAAACGAAGCCAGCAACGCTGGGGCTGATATAGTCGGGTCAGAAGAACTGATTGACGAAATCCAGAAAGGTAGAATGGATTTTGACAAGCTGATTGCCACACCAGATGTGATGCCACAGGTGGCAAAGTTAGGTAAGTTGCTAGGCCCCCGTGGTTTGATGCCATCGCCCAAAGGTGGAACCGTAACATTTGATATAGCAAGTGCGATCGCAGAATTCAAAGCTGGTAAATTAGAATTCCGAGCTGACAGAACTGGTATCGTTCATGTTATGTTTGGTAAGACAACCTTCTCGCCTGAAGATTTATTAGTCAACCTGAAGGCATTGCAGGAGACGATTGACCGTAACCGTCCTTCAGGAGCTAAAGGTCGTTATTGGCGCACATTTTATGTGTCAGCCACAATGGGGCCATCAATTAAAATTGATGTCACCGCCCTACGAGATTTAAAACTGAGCGAAGTAGGTTAA
- the rplJ gene encoding 50S ribosomal protein L10 — protein sequence MGRTLENKKEIVADLKETLSESTLALVIDYQGLTVSEITDLRRRLRPSGTVCKVTKNTLMGIAIEGDEKWQPLSELLNGSSAFLLVKDDFSSAIKAYQEFQKVTKKTELRGGVLEGRLLKEPDVKVLGDLPSKEQLIAQIAGAINALATKIAVGINEVPGSLARALKAVADQEQSGGSTETAAVQDSSAETATEDNSSTEPAAE from the coding sequence ATGGGTAGAACACTAGAAAATAAAAAAGAAATAGTAGCTGACCTCAAAGAAACTTTGAGTGAGTCAACTCTGGCACTGGTAATTGACTATCAGGGGCTAACAGTTTCGGAAATCACAGATTTACGGCGGCGGCTACGTCCTAGTGGCACTGTTTGTAAGGTGACGAAGAATACCCTGATGGGCATTGCCATTGAAGGTGATGAGAAATGGCAGCCTTTGTCGGAATTACTAAATGGTTCTTCCGCCTTTTTGCTAGTAAAAGATGATTTTTCATCGGCAATTAAGGCATACCAAGAATTCCAAAAAGTTACCAAGAAAACAGAACTTCGTGGTGGTGTCCTAGAAGGTCGCCTACTCAAAGAACCTGATGTCAAGGTACTGGGAGACTTGCCATCTAAGGAACAACTCATCGCGCAAATTGCTGGGGCTATCAACGCCTTGGCTACCAAGATTGCTGTGGGTATCAACGAAGTTCCTGGCTCACTGGCTCGTGCTTTGAAGGCTGTGGCCGACCAAGAACAAAGTGGTGGTAGCACCGAAACTGCTGCTGTACAAGATAGCAGCGCTGAAACCGCTACTGAAGATAATAGCAGTACTGAACCTGCTGCTGAATAA